In Saccharothrix syringae, the following are encoded in one genomic region:
- a CDS encoding adenylate kinase, translating to MRLVLVGPPGAGKGTQAQVLSSKLGVPHISTGDLFRAHISQQTDLGKEVQEYLDSGELVPDEVTNEMVRGRLAQADAEGGFLLDGFPRNVAQAEVLTAMLSAAGHSLDAVLEFRVDEDVVVERLLARGRTDDKEDVIRHRQQVYRTETAPLLDHYADIVVSIDAVGEVEEVSERALRALRDVK from the coding sequence GTGCGACTCGTTCTCGTCGGCCCGCCCGGAGCGGGCAAGGGCACCCAGGCCCAGGTCCTCAGCAGCAAGCTCGGCGTGCCGCACATCTCCACCGGAGATCTCTTCCGCGCTCACATCAGCCAGCAGACCGACCTCGGCAAGGAGGTCCAGGAGTACCTGGACTCCGGCGAGCTCGTGCCGGACGAGGTGACCAACGAGATGGTCCGGGGCCGGCTCGCGCAGGCCGACGCCGAGGGCGGGTTCCTGCTCGACGGCTTCCCGCGCAACGTCGCCCAGGCCGAGGTGCTCACCGCGATGCTGTCCGCGGCGGGCCACTCGCTGGACGCCGTGCTGGAGTTCCGGGTCGACGAGGACGTCGTGGTCGAGCGGCTGCTCGCCCGCGGGCGCACCGACGACAAGGAAGACGTCATCCGGCACCGCCAGCAGGTGTACCGCACGGAGACCGCGCCGCTGCTCGACCACTACGCCGACATCGTCGTGTCCATCGACGCCGTCGGCGAGGTCGAGGAAGTCAGCGAGCGCGCGCTGCGCGCGCTGCGCGACGTGAAGTGA
- the map gene encoding type I methionyl aminopeptidase, producing MIEIKSRDQLQAMRAAGLVVARTLSLLAAHTKAGVSTAELDELAEQSIRDAGAIPSFKGYHGFPASICASVNEQVVHGIPSRTQVLAEGDLISIDCGAILDGWHGDSAITLPVGAVTEAELKLSEATRRSMLAGIEAAVPGNKLSDISFAIESATIQAGDEHGVEYGIVDGYGGHGIGTRMHMDPFLPNYGKPGKGPRLKVGMAIAIEPMLTLGSERTVELDDGWTVVTADGSRAAHWEHSVAITDDGPWVLTAPEE from the coding sequence ATGATCGAGATCAAGAGCCGCGACCAGCTCCAGGCCATGAGGGCCGCCGGGCTGGTCGTGGCGCGCACCCTGTCGCTGCTGGCCGCGCACACCAAGGCCGGGGTCAGCACGGCCGAGCTGGACGAGCTGGCCGAGCAGTCGATCCGCGACGCCGGGGCGATCCCGTCGTTCAAGGGCTACCACGGCTTCCCGGCCTCGATCTGCGCGTCGGTGAACGAGCAGGTCGTCCACGGCATCCCGAGCCGCACCCAGGTCCTGGCCGAGGGCGACCTGATCTCGATCGACTGCGGCGCCATCCTGGACGGCTGGCACGGCGACTCGGCCATCACCCTGCCGGTGGGCGCGGTGACCGAGGCGGAGCTGAAGCTGTCCGAGGCCACGCGCCGCTCGATGCTCGCGGGCATCGAGGCGGCCGTGCCGGGCAACAAGCTCAGCGACATCTCCTTCGCCATCGAGTCCGCCACCATCCAGGCGGGCGACGAGCACGGCGTGGAGTACGGCATCGTCGACGGCTACGGCGGCCACGGCATCGGCACCAGGATGCACATGGACCCGTTCCTGCCGAACTACGGCAAGCCCGGCAAGGGGCCGCGGCTGAAGGTCGGCATGGCGATCGCCATCGAGCCGATGCTGACGCTGGGCAGCGAGCGCACGGTCGAGCTGGACGACGGCTGGACCGTGGTCACCGCCGACGGCTCGCGCGCCGCCCACTGGGAGCACTCGGTGGCCATCACCGACGACGGTCCGTGGGTGCTCACTGCTCCGGAGGAGTGA